The Persephonella sp. IF05-L8 genome contains a region encoding:
- a CDS encoding RNA polymerase sigma factor RpoD/SigA — MADSDKEQTTLNLYIQKMAEHPLLSPEEEKELARRAKKGDKEALKKLVEGNLRFVVNVAKNFMGWGVPLTDLIAAGNLGLIEAAKRFDPDRDVKFISYAVWWIRQAIMQTIFQQTGAVRIPVKESLFISKVKETYEKLKEQLKREPTIEEIAKEVDASPKKVRNALQVVRMPYSLDKPLGEEEDLTLLDIISKKGTEDVEKDIVEESLHKELNKLLNALDERERAIIEYRFGLKGEEPKTLTEVGEILGISRERVRQLEQRALKKLRTLAIKKHLKDFLS; from the coding sequence ATGGCTGATTCAGATAAAGAACAAACCACCTTAAACTTATACATACAAAAAATGGCTGAACATCCCCTTCTCAGCCCTGAAGAAGAAAAAGAACTTGCCAGAAGGGCTAAGAAAGGGGATAAAGAAGCCCTAAAAAAGTTAGTAGAGGGTAATCTCAGATTTGTTGTAAATGTAGCCAAAAATTTTATGGGTTGGGGTGTCCCTCTTACAGACCTGATAGCTGCCGGAAATCTCGGCCTAATAGAAGCAGCTAAAAGATTTGACCCAGACAGAGATGTCAAATTTATCTCTTATGCGGTATGGTGGATTAGGCAGGCTATTATGCAGACCATATTCCAGCAAACAGGGGCAGTTAGAATTCCAGTAAAAGAGTCGCTATTTATTAGCAAGGTAAAGGAAACATACGAAAAATTAAAAGAACAGCTCAAAAGGGAACCTACTATAGAAGAAATAGCCAAAGAAGTGGATGCATCTCCCAAAAAAGTCAGAAATGCTCTGCAAGTGGTTAGAATGCCTTACTCCCTTGATAAACCTCTGGGAGAAGAGGAAGATTTAACATTATTAGACATTATTTCCAAAAAAGGAACAGAAGATGTAGAAAAAGATATAGTTGAGGAATCTTTACATAAGGAATTAAACAAACTCCTTAACGCTCTTGATGAAAGGGAAAGGGCAATCATAGAATACAGATTTGGTCTAAAAGGAGAAGAACCCAAAACACTAACAGAAGTAGGAGAAATTCTTGGTATATCACGGGAAAGGGTCAGACAGCTGGAGCAAAGAGCACTGAAGAAGCTAAGAACCCTTGCGATAAAAAAACATCTCAAAGATTTCCTCTCATAA
- the aspS gene encoding aspartate--tRNA ligase — MLDQLGDFKRDYFCGELTENNIGDEVRLLGWADSVRDHGGVIFINLRDKEGIVQIVIDPSKSPKEAYEKAKKVRSEYVLAVRGRVNRRPAGTENPKISTGTIEVAVEELRILNTCDILPFPIEDNINVHEEVRLKYRYLDLRRPEMLKKLMLRHEVYQATREYLVGHGFMEVETPMLTKSTPEGARDFLVPSRLEHGKFYALPQSPQLFKQILMVAGIERYFQIVKCFRDEDLRKDRQPEFTQIDYEMSFVTEEDVMTLTEGLVHFLFKKLLGIEVKLPIRRMSYEEAINKYGTDKPDLRYGLELKDLTELAKEVEFKVFKAVAQSGGLVKGINIKGGAKLSRKEIDGLTEYAQKFGAKGMAWIKINEDGSLQSPIVKFFTEEQLDKLKNIMEAENGDLLVFIADTPETTHRVLGFLRKHIAEMMNLIPEGRWEFVWIVDFPLLEWDEEENRLVALHHPFTSPKEEDIEKLDEAIQNKEIALSFKSRAYDLVLNGEEIAGGSIRIHRPDVQKKIFELIGISDEEAEERFGFLVTALKYGAPPHGGLAFGLDRLVALMTGSDSIREVIAFPKTQKGICPLAGAPDYVRPEQLEELGIEVEIPEEET, encoded by the coding sequence ATGTTAGACCAGCTTGGTGATTTTAAAAGGGATTATTTTTGTGGTGAACTTACAGAAAACAATATAGGGGATGAAGTCAGACTTCTTGGATGGGCTGATAGCGTTAGAGACCACGGAGGAGTTATTTTTATAAATCTAAGGGATAAAGAAGGGATAGTCCAGATTGTAATAGACCCTTCAAAAAGTCCTAAAGAAGCCTATGAAAAGGCAAAAAAAGTAAGGTCTGAATATGTTCTTGCCGTCAGAGGTAGAGTAAACAGAAGACCTGCCGGCACAGAAAACCCTAAAATATCCACAGGAACAATAGAAGTTGCTGTGGAAGAGCTAAGAATACTAAACACCTGCGATATATTACCATTCCCAATAGAAGACAATATAAATGTCCATGAAGAAGTAAGGCTTAAATACAGATACTTAGACCTTAGAAGACCTGAAATGCTAAAAAAACTCATGCTTAGGCATGAGGTCTATCAGGCAACAAGGGAATATCTGGTTGGACATGGATTTATGGAAGTTGAAACTCCTATGCTTACCAAATCAACTCCAGAGGGAGCAAGGGACTTTCTGGTTCCTTCCAGACTGGAACATGGCAAATTCTATGCACTTCCCCAATCCCCACAGCTTTTTAAACAGATATTAATGGTCGCAGGTATAGAAAGATATTTTCAAATCGTAAAATGCTTCAGGGATGAAGACCTGAGAAAAGACAGACAGCCAGAATTTACCCAGATAGACTATGAGATGTCCTTTGTTACAGAAGAAGATGTTATGACTTTGACAGAAGGTCTGGTTCACTTTTTATTTAAAAAACTCCTTGGAATTGAAGTTAAACTTCCTATCAGAAGAATGAGTTATGAAGAAGCAATAAACAAATATGGCACAGACAAGCCAGACCTCAGATACGGACTTGAGCTAAAGGATTTAACAGAGCTGGCAAAAGAAGTTGAGTTTAAAGTATTTAAAGCAGTTGCCCAGAGCGGTGGACTGGTAAAAGGAATTAACATAAAAGGCGGTGCAAAACTGTCCAGAAAAGAGATAGATGGACTTACGGAATATGCCCAAAAATTCGGCGCAAAAGGAATGGCATGGATAAAAATAAATGAAGATGGCTCATTACAATCCCCCATAGTCAAATTTTTCACAGAAGAGCAGTTAGACAAACTCAAAAATATAATGGAAGCAGAAAACGGAGACCTGCTTGTATTCATAGCAGATACCCCTGAAACAACCCACAGAGTTTTAGGATTTTTAAGAAAGCATATTGCAGAAATGATGAACCTTATCCCGGAAGGCAGATGGGAGTTTGTATGGATAGTGGATTTCCCACTGCTTGAGTGGGATGAGGAGGAGAACAGACTTGTTGCCCTGCACCACCCATTTACATCTCCTAAAGAGGAAGATATAGAAAAATTAGATGAGGCTATACAGAACAAAGAAATAGCACTTTCATTTAAATCCCGTGCCTACGACCTTGTTCTAAATGGAGAAGAAATCGCCGGAGGCTCTATCCGTATTCATAGACCGGATGTCCAGAAAAAGATATTTGAACTAATAGGTATATCAGATGAAGAGGCAGAGGAAAGATTTGGCTTTCTGGTTACAGCCCTCAAATACGGTGCACCTCCCCATGGTGGCCTTGCATTTGGTTTGGATAGGCTTGTTGCCCTCATGACAGGCTCCGATAGTATCAGGGAAGTTATTGCTTTCCCAAAAACACAAAAAGGTATATGTCCTCTTGCTGGAGCTCCAGACTATGTAAGACCAGAGCAGCTTGAGGAACTTGGTATAGAAGTTGAAATACCTGAAGAAGAAACTTAA
- a CDS encoding glycoside hydrolase family 15 protein, protein MYREAVLSNGYFFINIDKYLSIRDLYFPYVGQYNHSGGNKNHIFVEVDGHLLSMDKFEIKFSYKENTLITDIEAVNTEHSIKITINDVIHKYLPVFIRKINLKNLEKASKKIKFYFYHDFQLYETPIGNTALYHPTLKGLVHYREKTYLLTGIFPEITEYTISHKNNSSLNQIKKGKLDKNPIARGDIDTAIAYEFELGDNHTFYYYIIAGHNFDDLEEKQNRILADTIEHIIEETEIFHKAWLNEKNPLKISMDTKIQKLYNQSLHIIKAHIDRNGAIIASSDSSIFNRFNKDHYSYSWPRDNAFIVMAMDRAGYGNTTKKFFEFAARTITKKGYFLQKYLPDGSFGSSWHPWIDENGSPQLPIQEDETALTIWALYHHYKITKDIEFIDRIYNKLVRPAAEFMIEYTNEEGLPRESYDPWEERRGILTYTCATVYAGLNSASKLAHLTGNTEEAHKYEKAARKVKEATLKNMYDHKLNRFIKMITIDKNGNRIYDTTVDASLAAVYFTGMLPPTDYRVINTFSAIKEKLWVNVGIGGIARFEGDKYHRIDANYPGNPWIITTMWYADWLLSMNQIEEALELIKWAVERQSPAGLLAEQYNPLTGEPLSVMPLTWSHAAFCWTIQNLNEKLA, encoded by the coding sequence ATGTACAGGGAAGCAGTTCTGTCAAACGGTTATTTTTTTATCAACATAGATAAATATCTGTCAATCAGAGATTTATATTTTCCATACGTGGGGCAGTATAACCATTCAGGTGGTAATAAAAACCATATATTTGTGGAAGTGGACGGACATCTACTTTCTATGGATAAATTTGAGATTAAATTTTCTTACAAAGAAAATACACTAATTACAGATATTGAGGCTGTAAATACGGAACATTCCATAAAAATAACAATAAATGATGTAATTCATAAATATCTACCTGTTTTTATCAGAAAAATAAATCTGAAAAATTTAGAGAAGGCCTCTAAGAAAATAAAATTTTACTTTTATCATGATTTTCAGCTATACGAAACTCCTATTGGCAACACAGCCCTTTATCACCCAACCCTTAAAGGACTGGTTCATTACAGAGAAAAAACATACCTTCTGACAGGCATTTTTCCTGAAATCACAGAATATACAATCTCCCACAAAAATAATTCATCACTAAATCAGATTAAAAAAGGAAAACTGGATAAAAATCCAATAGCCAGAGGTGATATAGATACTGCCATTGCCTACGAATTTGAGCTTGGAGATAATCATACTTTTTACTATTACATAATTGCAGGACATAACTTTGATGATTTGGAGGAGAAACAAAACAGAATTTTGGCTGATACTATTGAGCATATCATTGAAGAAACAGAGATATTCCATAAAGCATGGCTAAACGAGAAAAATCCATTAAAAATCTCAATGGATACAAAAATACAGAAACTTTATAACCAGAGTTTACACATAATAAAAGCCCATATAGATAGAAATGGTGCAATAATAGCCTCTTCCGATTCCAGTATTTTTAATCGTTTTAATAAAGACCATTACAGCTATTCATGGCCACGGGATAATGCTTTTATAGTAATGGCAATGGATAGAGCAGGATATGGAAATACAACAAAGAAGTTTTTTGAGTTTGCTGCCAGAACCATAACAAAAAAAGGATATTTCCTGCAAAAATATCTTCCTGATGGTTCATTTGGTTCATCATGGCATCCATGGATTGACGAAAACGGTTCTCCACAACTACCTATTCAGGAAGACGAAACAGCTCTTACAATATGGGCGCTTTACCATCATTACAAAATTACAAAGGACATTGAGTTTATAGACCGAATTTACAACAAACTGGTTAGACCAGCAGCAGAGTTTATGATTGAATACACAAATGAAGAAGGCTTACCAAGGGAAAGCTACGACCCCTGGGAAGAAAGACGGGGAATTCTTACCTATACCTGTGCCACTGTTTACGCAGGATTGAACTCTGCCTCAAAACTTGCCCATTTAACAGGAAATACAGAAGAAGCCCACAAGTATGAAAAGGCAGCCAGAAAAGTAAAAGAAGCAACCTTAAAAAATATGTATGACCATAAATTAAACAGATTTATAAAAATGATAACCATAGATAAAAATGGAAACAGAATTTATGACACAACTGTTGATGCATCTCTTGCAGCTGTTTATTTTACAGGTATGCTGCCACCTACCGATTACAGAGTAATCAATACATTTAGCGCCATAAAGGAAAAACTCTGGGTAAATGTTGGTATTGGCGGTATAGCCAGATTTGAAGGAGATAAATACCACAGAATAGATGCAAATTATCCGGGAAATCCATGGATAATAACAACAATGTGGTATGCAGACTGGCTACTATCTATGAACCAGATAGAAGAAGCACTTGAGCTGATAAAATGGGCTGTAGAAAGGCAATCTCCTGCAGGATTACTGGCAGAGCAATACAACCCACTTACAGGGGAACCTTTATCAGTTATGCCACTCACATGGTCTCATGCAGCATTCTGCTGGACAATCCAGAACCTAAACGAAAAACTGGCATAA
- the moaD gene encoding molybdopterin converting factor subunit 1, giving the protein MRIKVLYFSSVKDKIGLPSEDIELSENSTVNDLIKLLSEKYPQIKNSLQNSMFAVNEEYASTDQKLKEGDTVAIIPPVSGG; this is encoded by the coding sequence TTGAGGATTAAGGTTTTATACTTTTCCTCTGTAAAAGATAAAATAGGTCTGCCTTCAGAAGATATTGAACTGTCGGAAAATTCTACTGTTAATGACCTTATAAAACTTTTATCTGAGAAATATCCACAGATAAAAAACTCCCTTCAAAACTCTATGTTTGCAGTCAATGAAGAGTATGCTTCCACAGACCAGAAACTTAAAGAAGGAGATACTGTGGCAATAATACCGCCTGTTAGCGGTGGATAG
- a CDS encoding 2,5-diamino-6-(ribosylamino)-4(3H)-pyrimidinone 5'-phosphate reductase gives MPRPYTIIVSEVTVDGKLTLRKGRSSKEIMQFMDEEANRYLHELRAKVDGIMVGAETIRTDNPFLTVRYVEGKNPTRIVPTSKADIPLDANILKKDAPTIIVTSKKAPQEKVDAIREKAEVLIVGEDSVDLVEMMNQLYQKGIKSLMVEGGSTLNWNLIRLGLVDEVRLIHIPFIVGGSDTPTLVGGEGFYSFDEVVKLKLRAHFLRGSHLITEWEIKFED, from the coding sequence ATGCCAAGACCTTATACAATTATAGTTTCTGAAGTGACTGTTGACGGAAAACTTACACTTAGAAAAGGAAGGTCTTCAAAAGAGATTATGCAGTTTATGGATGAAGAGGCCAATAGATATCTCCATGAGCTCAGGGCAAAAGTTGATGGAATAATGGTTGGGGCAGAAACAATAAGAACAGATAATCCATTCTTAACTGTCAGGTATGTTGAAGGTAAAAATCCAACCAGAATTGTCCCAACTTCAAAGGCAGATATACCCCTTGATGCAAACATACTGAAAAAGGATGCACCAACAATAATAGTAACCTCTAAAAAAGCTCCACAGGAAAAGGTAGATGCCATAAGAGAAAAAGCAGAAGTTCTTATTGTTGGTGAGGATAGTGTAGACCTTGTAGAAATGATGAACCAGCTTTACCAAAAAGGAATAAAATCACTTATGGTTGAAGGTGGCTCAACTTTAAACTGGAATTTAATCAGGCTTGGACTTGTTGACGAGGTTAGACTGATACATATTCCATTTATAGTTGGTGGTTCTGATACTCCAACACTTGTAGGTGGAGAAGGCTTTTACTCATTTGATGAGGTGGTGAAACTCAAGCTTAGAGCCCATTTCCTTAGAGGTTCACATCTGATTACAGAATGGGAGATTAAATTTGAGGATTAA
- a CDS encoding CDP-alcohol phosphatidyltransferase family protein: protein MNLTSKRKSLKKLYEPFGLIFIKAHITPNVITLISIAMGLLAAFSYYKEKPLTAAFFLFLSGFFDLMDGIVARETEKSSKFGAVFDWLADKFVDGFVLFFIGITYSTPVLTALAIVVNMLHTFIKPVAYAEIGFANRQKGKIDDPLEGIGFFGRPETLIFIIIFSILEHFHLFGGLETGFKIITALMTLSLAQRIIYLYIKYNKDYD from the coding sequence ATGAACTTAACATCAAAAAGAAAGTCTTTAAAGAAACTTTATGAGCCCTTTGGGCTCATTTTTATAAAGGCACATATTACCCCGAACGTTATTACCCTTATATCTATAGCTATGGGTTTACTGGCAGCATTTTCTTATTACAAAGAAAAACCTTTAACTGCTGCCTTTTTCCTATTTTTAAGCGGATTTTTTGACCTTATGGATGGTATCGTAGCAAGGGAAACAGAAAAATCCTCAAAATTCGGTGCAGTCTTTGACTGGCTGGCAGATAAATTTGTTGATGGATTTGTTTTATTTTTTATTGGAATAACGTACTCAACCCCTGTGCTTACCGCTCTGGCTATAGTTGTTAATATGCTTCATACATTTATAAAACCTGTTGCCTACGCAGAAATAGGTTTTGCAAACAGACAGAAAGGAAAAATTGATGACCCACTTGAAGGTATAGGATTTTTCGGAAGACCTGAAACATTAATATTTATAATTATTTTCTCCATACTTGAACATTTCCATCTGTTTGGAGGCCTGGAAACAGGGTTCAAAATAATCACAGCTCTTATGACACTTTCCTTAGCACAGAGAATTATTTACCTCTACATAAAATACAACAAAGATTATGACTAA
- the ilvC gene encoding ketol-acid reductoisomerase — translation MAKIYYDEDASLEVLKGKTVAIIGYGSQGHAHALNLRDSGINVVIGLYSGSRSAEKAKAEGFEVLIPDEAAKKADVIMMLIPDTIQPEVYKTAILPNLDEGNALAFAHGFNIHFGQIVPPEYVDVFLVAPKGPGHLVRWQYEEGKGVPGLVAVHQDFTGKAKDVALAYAKGIGCTRAGLIETTFAEETETDLFGEQAVLCGGATALIKAGFETLVEAGYQPEVAYFECLHELKLIVDLIYQYGISGMRYSISDTARYGDVTRGDRIYKAVKPIHQKILEEIQRGEFAKEWILENVANRPHFNAMVQKDEKHPVEEVGKELRKMMPWLEGKGL, via the coding sequence ATGGCAAAAATTTATTATGATGAAGATGCATCCCTTGAGGTATTAAAGGGAAAAACAGTTGCAATAATCGGATACGGTAGTCAGGGACACGCACATGCATTAAACCTTAGAGATAGCGGAATTAATGTTGTGATAGGTCTTTATTCAGGAAGCAGGTCTGCAGAAAAAGCCAAAGCAGAAGGATTTGAAGTCCTTATTCCCGATGAGGCAGCTAAAAAAGCCGATGTAATTATGATGCTTATCCCTGATACAATCCAGCCTGAAGTTTATAAAACAGCTATACTGCCAAATCTTGATGAAGGTAATGCACTGGCATTTGCCCACGGATTTAATATACATTTTGGACAGATTGTTCCACCTGAATACGTAGATGTATTCCTTGTAGCTCCAAAGGGACCAGGACACCTTGTTAGATGGCAGTATGAAGAAGGAAAAGGAGTTCCGGGACTGGTGGCAGTTCATCAGGATTTCACAGGAAAAGCTAAAGATGTAGCCCTTGCTTATGCAAAAGGAATTGGCTGCACAAGGGCTGGACTTATAGAAACAACATTTGCAGAAGAAACTGAAACAGACCTGTTCGGTGAGCAGGCAGTTCTCTGCGGTGGTGCAACAGCTTTAATAAAAGCAGGTTTTGAAACACTTGTAGAAGCCGGTTATCAACCGGAAGTTGCATACTTTGAGTGTCTCCATGAACTTAAACTGATTGTTGACCTTATTTATCAATACGGAATTTCAGGAATGAGATACTCAATTTCTGATACAGCAAGATATGGAGATGTTACAAGGGGAGATAGAATTTATAAAGCTGTAAAACCAATCCACCAGAAAATCCTTGAGGAAATCCAAAGAGGAGAATTTGCCAAAGAATGGATACTTGAAAATGTTGCAAATAGACCACACTTTAATGCTATGGTTCAAAAAGACGAAAAACATCCTGTAGAGGAAGTTGGTAAAGAGCTTAGAAAAATGATGCCATGGCTGGAAGGTAAAGGTCTGTAA
- the ilvN gene encoding acetolactate synthase small subunit yields MSEEIKTIKLRPQPKSEVRKHIIIVRAQHNFGVLTRITSLFAGRGYNIESLTVGKTHEPNVARITIVVEGSERVVEQIIKQLRKLVETLRVRDITDAPHIERELTLIKVHAGEATARDEIMRLVNIFRAKVVDVSTDTYTIEITGTSDKIQAFIKLLKPFGLKDIARTGILALTRESAKEELQEHKIE; encoded by the coding sequence ATGTCAGAAGAGATTAAAACAATAAAACTAAGACCACAACCTAAAAGTGAAGTAAGAAAACATATTATAATAGTCAGAGCTCAACACAACTTCGGTGTCTTAACCAGAATAACCAGTCTTTTTGCAGGTCGGGGATATAACATAGAAAGTCTGACTGTAGGCAAAACCCACGAGCCAAATGTAGCACGAATAACAATAGTTGTAGAAGGTAGCGAAAGGGTTGTTGAACAAATTATAAAACAGCTAAGAAAACTTGTTGAAACTCTCAGAGTAAGAGATATAACAGATGCACCACATATAGAAAGGGAATTAACCCTCATAAAAGTCCATGCCGGTGAAGCAACAGCAAGAGATGAAATAATGAGACTGGTTAATATATTCAGGGCAAAAGTTGTTGATGTATCCACTGATACATACACAATAGAAATAACAGGAACATCAGATAAAATACAGGCATTTATAAAACTTTTAAAGCCTTTTGGCTTAAAGGATATAGCAAGAACAGGTATCCTTGCCCTGACAAGAGAATCTGCAAAAGAGGAACTACAGGAACATAAAATAGAATAA
- the ilvB gene encoding biosynthetic-type acetolactate synthase large subunit has translation MPKKRGADIVIDVLLEEGVDTVFGLPGGAIMEVYDALYGAPLRNILARHEQAAAHMADGYARATGKVGVVLATSGPGATNLVTGLATAHMDSVPMVAITGQVPRHYIGTDAFQEADVVGITRPITKHNFLVTDIKDLALILREAFYLARTGRPGPVLVDIPKDITQQEYDYKMPTLKDVEDALPGYKPHYEGNPVQIKKAAELIRKAKRPVLYVGGGVIIGNASEELRELAELTRIPVTTTNMGKGAFDETHPLALHMLGMHGTYYANMAVYNADLLIAVGARFDDRVTGKIDEFAPEAKIIHIDIDPASISKNIHVDVPIVGDVKNVLQKLLKELKKKPIEWVKARESWLKQIEKWKEKHPLTYQKSDKIIKPQYVIEEIYNITKGEAIISAGVGQHQMWAAMFYKYRFPRQFLNSGGLGTMGYGFPAAVGAKLGKPDKTVFAIEGDGSFVMNMQDVITAVQYRIPIKIAIINNEFLGMVRQWQQFFYDSRYSSVCLAVHPDFVKLAEAMGAVGLRATKPSEVREVLQKAMEINDRPVIMDFVVDREENVLPMVPAGKSYREMILTPKQKGEAETMYLVG, from the coding sequence ATGCCAAAGAAAAGAGGTGCCGATATTGTCATAGATGTTCTTCTTGAGGAAGGAGTAGACACTGTTTTTGGACTTCCCGGTGGTGCAATAATGGAAGTTTATGATGCTCTCTATGGAGCACCACTAAGGAATATCCTGGCAAGACACGAACAGGCTGCAGCCCACATGGCTGATGGTTATGCAAGAGCTACAGGAAAAGTTGGAGTTGTTCTTGCAACCTCAGGCCCTGGAGCCACTAACCTTGTAACAGGCCTTGCAACAGCTCATATGGACTCTGTCCCAATGGTTGCTATCACAGGGCAGGTACCCAGACACTATATCGGGACAGATGCCTTTCAGGAAGCTGATGTTGTAGGTATCACAAGACCAATAACAAAACACAACTTTCTTGTTACAGATATAAAAGACCTTGCATTAATATTGAGAGAGGCATTTTATCTTGCAAGGACAGGAAGACCAGGACCTGTTCTGGTTGATATACCAAAGGATATAACCCAGCAGGAATATGACTATAAAATGCCTACTCTAAAAGATGTTGAGGACGCCCTTCCCGGTTACAAACCCCATTACGAAGGAAATCCAGTTCAAATAAAAAAAGCTGCAGAACTTATCAGAAAAGCAAAAAGACCGGTTTTATACGTTGGTGGAGGAGTAATAATTGGAAATGCTTCAGAAGAGCTTAGAGAACTGGCAGAGCTTACCAGAATTCCTGTTACAACCACAAATATGGGTAAAGGTGCATTTGACGAAACTCATCCTTTAGCCCTTCACATGCTTGGTATGCATGGAACTTATTATGCTAACATGGCTGTTTATAATGCAGACTTACTTATTGCGGTAGGTGCCAGATTTGATGACAGAGTAACAGGAAAGATAGATGAATTTGCACCAGAAGCAAAAATAATTCATATAGATATAGACCCTGCTTCTATAAGCAAAAATATTCATGTTGATGTTCCGATTGTTGGTGATGTTAAAAATGTTCTCCAGAAACTCCTAAAAGAATTAAAGAAAAAACCAATAGAATGGGTAAAAGCACGGGAAAGCTGGCTTAAACAGATTGAAAAATGGAAAGAAAAACACCCCTTAACCTATCAAAAATCGGACAAAATAATAAAACCCCAGTATGTAATAGAGGAAATCTATAACATAACAAAGGGAGAAGCTATTATCTCAGCCGGTGTTGGTCAGCACCAGATGTGGGCTGCGATGTTCTATAAATACAGATTTCCAAGGCAGTTCCTTAACTCAGGGGGACTGGGAACAATGGGATATGGTTTTCCTGCTGCAGTTGGGGCAAAATTAGGAAAACCAGACAAAACAGTTTTCGCTATAGAGGGAGATGGTTCATTTGTTATGAATATGCAGGATGTTATAACAGCAGTCCAGTATAGAATTCCTATAAAAATAGCAATAATAAATAATGAGTTCTTAGGAATGGTTAGACAGTGGCAACAATTTTTCTATGACAGCAGATACTCTTCTGTATGTCTTGCAGTTCATCCAGATTTTGTTAAACTTGCAGAGGCAATGGGAGCTGTAGGTCTCAGAGCCACAAAACCATCAGAAGTAAGAGAAGTTCTCCAAAAAGCAATGGAAATCAATGATAGACCTGTAATAATGGACTTTGTTGTTGATAGAGAAGAAAACGTTTTACCAATGGTTCCTGCAGGAAAAAGCTACAGAGAAATGATACTTACCCCAAAACAAAAAGGTGAAGCAGAAACTATGTATTTAGTAGGATAA
- the rnc gene encoding ribonuclease III, which produces MSIKLEKEFIDRVEKLEKILGYTFKDKSLPLTALTHRSYAVEYHREIPDYEVLEFLGDAVLALIVSEILMKTFPKAREGELSQIRSAVISEAYLSKLARILGLGELVLLSKGEIAQKGMERESLLCDVFESVFGAIYVDADYRIDVPRKIFNKFFKEKLIQDIKSGNIPRDYKSLLQILTQKIFGKTPRYKTISAVGPEHDKIFTVECRIEELKTTGKGKSKKEAETMAAKEAYLKLSKEDKKDPQTP; this is translated from the coding sequence ATGAGCATTAAACTTGAAAAAGAGTTTATTGATAGAGTTGAAAAACTTGAAAAGATATTAGGCTACACATTTAAAGATAAATCTCTGCCTTTAACAGCACTTACCCATCGCTCTTATGCAGTGGAGTATCATCGTGAAATTCCAGATTACGAAGTCCTTGAGTTTTTAGGGGATGCTGTTCTTGCTCTGATAGTCAGTGAAATACTAATGAAAACCTTTCCAAAAGCACGGGAAGGAGAACTATCACAAATCAGGTCAGCTGTCATAAGCGAAGCCTATTTATCAAAATTAGCCAGAATTTTAGGCCTTGGGGAGTTGGTTCTTCTTAGCAAAGGGGAAATAGCCCAGAAAGGAATGGAAAGGGAATCTCTTCTGTGCGATGTTTTTGAAAGTGTTTTTGGAGCCATATATGTAGATGCTGATTATAGAATAGATGTCCCCCGTAAAATTTTCAACAAATTTTTTAAAGAAAAGCTTATTCAGGATATAAAATCTGGGAATATTCCCCGGGATTACAAATCTCTTCTCCAGATACTTACCCAGAAAATTTTTGGTAAAACGCCACGGTATAAAACTATATCAGCCGTTGGTCCCGAACATGACAAAATTTTTACGGTAGAATGCAGAATAGAAGAGCTAAAAACAACAGGGAAAGGAAAATCAAAAAAAGAAGCCGAAACTATGGCTGCTAAAGAAGCTTACCTGAAATTATCAAAAGAAGATAAAAAAGACCCCCAGACCCCCTAA